CAGAGTTTCTCGAACCTGTGTATCTCCATCTTATCCCACCACCGTCGGACCGTTGCCGAGGAACTCCACGAAGTACATGAACACCCACATCAGGACGAGGATGACGAAGTAGCCTAAGACGACGGTGAACGTCCCGACCGGATCGAAGTCGTCGTGTTCCAGTTCGACCTCGGGCGCTTCGAAGGCGGCCTCGGCGGTCGGTTCGCGCTCCGTCGTGTCGGGCTCCGGTGCGGGGTAGCGTTCGCGGTTGACCGCGACGTACGCGATGACGCCGACGATCGCGAGGAAGATCACGCCGAGAAGCCCCTGCGTGACCTGGAGCAGGCGGATCGCGCCCGCCGACGCCTCGCCCTCGCCCGCGCCGCCGCCGGGTGCGGCCCCGACGACGACGGCCCCTTTCATCCCCAGCGAGAGGTGGGGCTCGCAGTAGTACGTGTAGACGCCCGGTGTCTCGAACGTGTGTTCGTACGTGAAGCCGGTGTTTTCGATCGGGGAGTGGCCCTCCCAGCCCGCGCCCTCGGGCTGGTCTTCGATCAGGACGTTGTGGGTGTTCGACGTCCAGTTGAACGTCACCGTCGTCCCCGGACTCACCCGCACTGCGGGCGGGGCAAAGGCGAACGTCCCGCCGTTGCCCTGCGCGCCGACCTCGACCTCGACCGCGTCCTGACCCGTCAGGTCCTCGGTCGTCCCGTCGAAGTTGTCCACGTCGGAGAACCAGTCGCCGTAGTCGGCTTCGACGGTCGGGCCGC
This Salinigranum marinum DNA region includes the following protein-coding sequences:
- a CDS encoding halocyanin domain-containing protein, whose protein sequence is MQGQTRRDLLRGGVAAGVALGAGAAAGPAAAQTDDYDGWLSDVDNYDGTTVDATGQDAVEVEVGAQGNGGTFAFAPPAVRVSPGTTVTFNWTSNTHNVLIEDQPEGAGWEGHSPIENTGFTLEHTFETLGVYKYYCEPHLSLGMKGVVVVEEGGGGGGGGPTVEADYGDWFSDVDNFDGTTEDLTGQDAVEVEVGAQGNGGTFAFAPPAVRVSPGTTVTFNWTSNTHNVLIEDQPEGAGWEGHSPIENTGFTYEHTFETPGVYTYYCEPHLSLGMKGAVVVGAAPGGGAGEGEASAGAIRLLQVTQGLLGVIFLAIVGVIAYVAVNRERYPAPEPDTTEREPTAEAAFEAPEVELEHDDFDPVGTFTVVLGYFVILVLMWVFMYFVEFLGNGPTVVG